The proteins below come from a single Danio aesculapii chromosome 23, fDanAes4.1, whole genome shotgun sequence genomic window:
- the dnajc16 gene encoding dnaJ homolog subfamily C member 16: protein MRTVVGLLSVIMVYVLLMDAMVESAAEFDPYKVLGVTRSASQAEIKKVYKRLAKEWHPDKNKNPEAEDMFIKITKSYEILTNEEKRASYDRYGQTDDTQPYGHRHHGFRHFHDNFYFDESFFHFPFNNKGGRDFADSKYTLHFNQYVNEVVPDSFKRPYLIKITSDWCFSCIHIEPVWKETVQELENLGIGIGVVDVGYERRLANHLGAHQTPSILGVVNGKVSFFHYAVVKGHLIQFVDDLLPQRLIEKVTDKNNQEFLKSWHELNKPHVLLFDQRPSVPLLYKLTAFAYKDYVQFGYVDQGLSETAELLRKFNINTYAPTMLVFKEDVEKPADIIQAKGMKKQIIDEFISNNRFLLAPRLVNQKLFDELCPVKQFHRRRKYCILLITGEDESYITGNEAFLSLASANANDVLRFAYIYHRRQQPLCDVLLKDKDNTAPQVVILERRNGAGKILYKPLLGGWNGSKEDKHKLLEELQRLQKDPSILNYNAILPELNNEFASMFLVRWIYTAYDYLSEIIDDVLHNNWREMMPLLSLIFSALFILFGTVVIQAFSDSSEEKQPKMKVNETKSENGSPNTSNTSSSRPPKKNFVEVTELTDITYTSNLVKLRPGHINVVLVLTDGTKNILLSKFAKEVYSFTGSLTLHFSFLNVDKHSEWMAAVLEFAQDAMQIDTDEDEMGARKVDYTGYVLALNGHKKYLCLFKPVYTGEDLDGKAEEEGGVSRSRKSTTRSRSTTLQIHHKLDRLGLWMERLMEGTLPRYYVPAWPGLDKITVNK, encoded by the exons ATGCGGACGGTGGTGGGATTGCTCTCTGTGATTATGGTGTATGTGCTCCTGATGGACGCTATGGTGGAAAGCGCTGCAGAATTTGATCCATATAAGGTTCTAGGAGTCACCAGAAGTGCAAGCCAAGCAGAAATCAAGAAAGTCTACAAACGCCTGGCCAAAGAATG GCATcctgataaaaacaaaaatcctGAAGCAGAAGACATGTTCATCAAGATTACAAAGTCTTATGAG ATCTTAACAAATGAGGAGAAGAGAGCCAGTTACGATCGCTATGGACAAACAGACGATACTCAACCGTATGGCCACCGTCATCACGGTTTCCGGCACTTTCACGACAACTTCTACTTCGACGAGTCTTTCTTCCACTTTCCTTTCAACAATAAGGGAGGCAGGGATTTTGCTGACAGCAAGTACACGTTGCACTTCAACCAGTATGTCAACGAAGTCGTTCCCGACAGCTTCAAGAGGCCTTACTTGATCAAGATCACTTCCGACTGGTGCTTCAGCTGCATCCATATTGAACCAGTCTGGAAAGAAACCGTGCAGGAATTGGAAAATCTGG GGATTGGGATTGGTGTGGTCGATGTCGGATACGAGCGACGTTTAGCAAATCACTTGGGCGCCCATCAGACTCCATCTATCCTTGGTGTCGTCAATGGAAAAGTCTCTTTCTTTCATTACGCTGTGGTTAAAGGACACTTGATACAGTTTGTAGATGATTTGCTGCCACAGAGACTTATTGAAAAG GTTACAGATAAGAACAACCAAGAGTTTCTGAAGAGCTGGCATGAGCTGAACAAGCCACATGTGCTCCTGTTTGATCAAAGGCCTTCGGTTCCTCTGCTTTATAAG CTTACAGCGTTTGCCTACAAGGATTATGTGCAGTTTGGATATGTAGATCAAGGACTTTCTGAGACCGCTGAGCTGCTCAGAAAGTTCAACATAAACACTTATGCGCCGACCATGCTGGTCTTTAAAGAGGATGTGGAGAAGCCTGCCGACATAATACAG GCTAAAGGGATGAAGAAGCAGATAATAGACGAGTTCATCTCCAACAACAGGTTCCTCCTGGCTCCTCGTCTGGTTAATCAAAAGCTATTCGATGAGCTTTGTCCTGTCAAACAGTTCCATCGACGCAGGAA ATATTGCATTCTACTCATCACTGGTGAAGACGAGTCTTACATCACCGGAAATGAAGCCTTCCTCTCTCTTGCCTCTGCTAACGCTAATGACGTACTGCGGTTTGCGTACATTTACCACCGACGTCAACAGCCTCTATGTGATGTTCTCCTAAAAGACAAAGACAACACAGCACCACAG GTGGTGATTTTGGAGAGGCGCAACGGAGCTGGAAAGATTCTGTATAAGCCGCTGTTGGGAGGATGGAACGGCAGTAAGGAGGACAAACACAAACTACTGGAGGAGCTGCAAAGACTGCAGAAAGATCCCTCCATCCTCAACTACAACGCCATCCTGCCAGAGCTCAACAACGAGTTCGCCTCG ATGTTTTTAGTAAGATGGATTTACACCGCATATGATTACTTGTCTGAAATTATCGACGACGTTCTTCATAATAACTG gcgTGAGATGATGCCCCTTCTGTCCTTGATATTCTCTgcactctttattttatttggcaCTGTAGTTATTCAAGCTTTCAG TGACTCGAGTGAGGAAAAACAGCCcaaaatgaaagtgaatgagaccaagAGCGAGAATGGGTCACCAAACACCTCCAACACATCCAG TAGTCGGCCACCAAAGAAGAACTTTGTGGAGGTGACAGAGTTGACTGACATCACATATACCAGTAACCTGGTGAAGCTGAGGCCGGGTCACATCAATGTAGTGCTGGTGCTTACTGATGGCACCAAAAACATCCTGCTCAGCAAGTTTGCCAAAGAGGTTTATTCATTCACCGG GAGTTTGACGCTCCACTTCTCCTTCCTGAATGTGGACAAACACAGCGAATGGATGGCGGCGGTACTGGAATTCGCCCAGGATGCCATGCAGATCGACACGGATGAGGATGAAATGGGCGCTCGTAAAGTCGACTACACTGGCTATGTCCTAGCGCTCAATGGCCATAAGAAATACCTGTGTCTCTTTAAGCCAGTCTACACAGGAGAAGACTTGGACGGAAAAGCAGAAGAGGAAGGAGGAGTATCGCGGTCCAGAAAAAGCACAACGCGCTCTCGATCTACAACTCTTCAGATCCACCACAAATTGGACCGACTCGGCCTGTGGATGGAGCGGCTGATGGAAGGAACTCTGCCGCGATACTACGTCCCAGCCTGGCCCGGTCTGGACAAGATCACCGTCAATAAATAA